One stretch of Acropora muricata isolate sample 2 chromosome 12, ASM3666990v1, whole genome shotgun sequence DNA includes these proteins:
- the LOC136891662 gene encoding telomere-associated protein RIF1-like isoform X2: protein MVTIPDCEGLFEPLLRILEDKMAAVDDQVDAYLRLTDRLRQEEDVFVRELLIFLRRIVVLLKKDIQSDKSDLCQASLQALGHCLYQQQIASSISFTDGQDLVKELLDRILGSEDKGVCTRALWCLAKQNLDNAIIKSQLGSILLSLESVITKDLQSITVDHEALNVIERFVYSSFLLSQQFLGGKYMYADAVVFLVFLAPVSACMCEIACLNVFFIRLLQQVPKSDLIKTADSWSKLVFPMLVSSAAKVRERALAVMSTGLEHLISSQDKVVKILLPMLKGCLLKEFPKLCSEKKELFVLKCWCCIVPILGETLHKGGSLINEMLKLVEQGFRNQSVEVQVMSFSAWNILIDNFALSSDVLCSSRRVKLIMTPLRNLAVKERNEAVETARLSTWWHYVCSLGPQVQELFEQVCTPLLQFIFGTAVDQMSSLKTREGLSELKCPPTPTNSKFMTDMMAETPKSSIRRSLRDVGTPKTPTVLNASFAKMTKQKLLMQGCQILLELLTINDDELNGNLNLITSIERLQTVIFKKPENFKKHSCLLMNAVREGFKALGQELSEPLGTKIWSVLVARINQLLEKGSSADFSEMLLPLLAVLQDLVDSNVLAPSLQLKMLCDLSSLQAEALSHHMAALHSKDNPQGSPALLLVQLLFMPHLLENIWENERLHLTFEHLINCGMKAASGHLLFLKTVLNLLEKASSSILKRDALWRLWIFVAEQIIKYIQKTNDVNQGDALEHDFSTLYLVLQFPMKHLLNVSLSQDLVKESSKTVAELYRSFSRAASLVPTAETNICCEELCYKILALGADWRTKDVAFVDSLVNLTGVIIECLDFTIPGLFAMATTAAGKSPTASPSKWNKRLQKPMGNFTSLVHMIVKLLSACEKTRDCQTLGVLAAVLTSLIDKLSYFFVHINGAITITSILKTLTPALRIYLENAHASVKIAQATLDKRLFTTRLIQKIEKLWVDLLTCVQTRHGGPYDSDFLTVMSPLLEVTFCHPKRSIKNHTVMFWNASFANSQSLDYPEGLRPILQIAKDKMSLTLPGWENIKVSAKESQLETESEDLTQQVEIIKPFPYGILTSPQRNKAPSFPGGSPQMKGSFLHRGVVADKTTENSSPKLFGRSPKPTRPRNSPSGTHVRRKLPLSKYDDDDQDYVMIAPSPKKKRLLTEHQKEIMCSRSNVPALYNELDRSQDCSHFSQYTLASQAQVTADSTPSSSPDEERGLPEGQKKLEGESDPTKMDGCEIDIVLDKNEVEILDDRELEISEPGAGGDGELKVAEDIGTMEIEEKKCNSVLYERTVRSSNIESLAKGDDEVVEDTIKNSNESQIGEEEDEVTSPDVIPSSQTSSFDSPFQSLRRVSIPLSSALPDSLGSLTKLRSVENLEIEDPKLEAIKSDDSVVETQRSEEHNEKEKDSVDKVAVSKTKVSPIAGRTRRKLQQKTEVSKTPSQTEPENEPTEQEVSQLTAESGKIQTELAEKSPEKVTEPKIAEISRDVTSSPVPSMMNKFFRPLSAGGSPCRVTFSGNCSPGVSPTNGILKKKWPGNKPSVDSPSPPNKVRRVSFALPVKDDSCDDREKMTLTRSNASQVKKPNSSPFTAVKQRRPLPGISDQSSCQSLECVFPELVSCKVPVDQILPSILAMSWSRGMGHLVRAQNIHTIGNLSALKEDQVNNLPIKSPKVLTLKKALRRFQQTHRGKNAKPLRNACLKDAFREEDEYKEDFISSDLAQLQDELTDKDSDKETLDCKTVFVSRNEKPEPVKRNDHWQSSEAEVVDVAPKGMLGESYIEVGLQNKSTAVSANSDDHLGDDDLDSVEDVLCEPYVDVDLESKYTTVLADSEKVKGESIDESVGSEEEEPLTPPLQGHDDIGANESSNGLTPRRETCSLPTRLFTSANATPSGLETEDILFHDRSTENVEENQIKEFCKEESTIKLEGSASPVGSTAEETAVLPLAVETDIAVDQRITTEKEKFRDCLRSLKELTSADLLREFSAEEIFETHQNLTEVMAIIVQSLKGRCQ from the exons TCGCTTACGACAAGAAGAGGACGTATTTGTGCGTGAACTCCTTATTTTTCTCAGAAGAATTGTTGTTTTGCTCAAG AAAGATATACAATCTGACAAGTCTGATTTATGTCAAGCTTCACTTCAAGCTCTTGGTCATTGCCTCTATCAGCAACAAATAGCAAG TTCTATATCTTTCACTGATGGCCAAGATCTTGTTAAAG AACTCCTTGACAGAATTCTTGGATCTGAAGACAAAGGAGTTTGTACAAGAGCATTATGGTGCCTTGCAAAGCAGAATTTAGATAATGCAATCATAAAGAGCCAG CTGGGGTCGATCCTGTTATCTTTGGAGTCCGTGATCACCAAGGATTTGCAGTCCATCACAGTGGATCATGAAGCTTTGAATGTGATTGAAAGGTTTGTGTATAGTTCCTTTCTCCTGAGCCAACAATTTCTTGGGGGGAAATACATGTATGCAGATGCTGtagttttcttggtttttttgGCACCAGTAAGTGCGTGTATGTGTGAAATCGCATGCTtaaatgtgttttttatcaGGTTGTTGCAACAAGTTCCCAAGTCTGATTTGATCAAGACTGCAGATTCTTGGTCGAAGCTTGTATTTCCAATGCTTGTAAGCTCTGCAGCAAAG GTTCGTGAAAGAGCCTTAGCGGTTATGTCTACAGGACTGGAGCACTTGATTTCTTCACAAGATAAAGTTGTTAAAATACTTCTACCAATGTTGAAAGGG TGCTTGCTGAAAGAGTTCCCAAAACTGTGTTCTGAGAAGAAAGAGCTGTTTGTTCTCAAATGCTGGTGTTGTATTGTGCCAATCTTGGGAGAG ACTCTTCATAAAGGAGGAAGTTTAATCAATGAAATGCTGAAGCTTGTTGAGCAG GGATTTCGTAACCAGTCTGTTGAGGTTCAAGTCATGTCCTTCTCTGCATGGAATATCTTGATTGATAACTTTGCTTTGTCATCAG atGTATTGTGCAGCTCAAGGAGGGTGAAGCTCATCATGACTCCACTCAGG AACTTAGCAGTTAAGGAAAGAAATGAAGCTGTTGAAACTGCAAGGCTATCAACTTGGTGGCACTATGTATGTTCACTTGGTCCTCAAGTTCAAGAACTTTTTGAGCAG GTCTGCACCCCACTACTCCAATTCATATTTGGAACAGCTGTTGATCAAATGAGCTCATTGAAGACTAGAGAAGGGCTCAGTGAACTCAAATGTCCCCCAACCCCTACAAACAGCAAGTTCATGACTGATATGATGGCAGAGACACCCAAATCAAGTATTCGCAGATCTCTCAGAGATGTTGGCACCCCTAAAACACCAACTGTTTTGAATGCAAGCTTTGCCAAGATGACCAAGCAAAAGCTCTTAATGCAGGGATGCCAGATCTTGCTGGAATTACTGACCATAAATGATGACGAGTTGAATGGGAATCTCAATTTGATTACTTCCATTG AAAGATTGCAAACTGTGATTTTTAAGAAACCAGAAAATTTCAAGAAGCATAGTTGCTTATTAATGAATGCAGTTAGAGAAGGCTTCAAAGCCTTGGGTCAAGAATTGTCAG AACCATTAGGAACGAAAATATGGAGTGTTCTTGTTGCTAGAATTAACCAATTACTTGAAAAAG GCTCATCAGCAGATTTCAGTGAGATGTTACTTCCTCTCTTGGCTGTCTTACAGGATTTAGTTGATAGTAATGTGCTGGCACCATCTTTGCAGCTG AAAATGCTTTGTGATCTGTCGAGTCTCCAAGCTGAAGCATTAAGTCATCACATGGCAGCACTACATTCTAAAGATAACCCACAAGGCTCACCAGCTCTGCTTCTTGTTCAGTTGCTTTTCATGCCACATTTGCTGGAGAACATCTGGGAAAATGAAAG gCTTCACCTGACCTTTGAACATCTTATTAATTGTGGCATGAAAGCTGCTTCAGGGCATTTACTCTTTTTAAAGACGGTGTTGAACCTTCTAGAAAAGGCATCAAG CTCCATACTCAAAAGAGATGCCCTTTGGAGACTTTGGATTTTTGTTGCAGAGCAGATCATTAAATACATACAAAAG actaATGATGTGAATCAGGGTGATGCTTTGGAACATGACTTCAGCACTCTGTACTTAGTGTTACAATTTCCTATGAAACATCTTCTTAATGTCAGTTTATCGCAG GATCTTGTGAAAGAATCAAGTAAAACTGTTGCTGAGTTGTATCGCTCGTTTTCCCGGGCAGCTTCTCTGGTGCCTACAGCAGAAACAAACATTTGTTGTGAGGAGCTTTGTTACAAGATTCTTGCTTTGGGTGCTGACTGGAGAACCAAG GATGTTGCATTTGTTGACAGTCTTGTCAACCTGACTGGAGTAATTATTGAATGCTTGGACTTCACAATTCCGGGTTTATTTGCTATGGCAACTACAGCAGCAGGGAAGTCACCTACTGCCTCCCCCTCCAAGTGGAATAAACGACTCCAGAAACCAATGGGAAATTTCACCAGTTTGGTTCACATGATTGTTAAGTTGCTCTCTGCCTGTGAAAAAACAAGAGACTGTCAG ACCCTTGGTGTGTTGGCTGCAGTTTTGACCAGCTTGATTGACAAGCTGTCCTATTTCTTTGTGCATATCAACGGAGCCATCACTATCACCTCGATCCTCAAGACACTGACTCCCGCTCTGAGGATCTATCTTGAAAATGCACATGCAAG tgtAAAGATTGCTCAAGCTACTTTGGATAAGAGGCTGTTTACAACAAGACTCATCCAGAAG attGAGAAGCTGTGGGTGGACCTTCTAACTTGTGTGCAAACCCGTCATGGTGGACCATATGATTCAGACTTCCTGACTGTTATGTCTCCACTCCTG GAAGTAACATTTTGTCACCCTAAGCGAAGTATCAAGAACCATACAGTTATGTTTTGGAATGCTTCATTTGCCAACTCGCAAAGTCTAGATTACCCAGAAGGACTCAG GCCAATCCTCCAGATTGCAAAAGATAAAATGTCTCTAACGCTGCCAGGATGGGAAAATATAAAG GTCTCTGCCAAGGAATCTCAGCTGGAAACTGAG TCTGAAGATCTCACTCAGCAAGTTGAAATCATTAAACCCTTCCCGTATGGTATCCTGACTTCTCCCCAGAGGAACAAGGCACCTAGCTTTCCAGGGGGGTCCCCACAGATGAAAGGTAGCTTCTTGCACAGAGGAGTGGTTGCTGACAAGACAACTGAGAATTCTTCACCCAAATTG TTTGGTCGATCACCAAAACCAACCCGACCCAGGAATTCACCTTCTGGTACGCATGTCAGACGAAAATTACCTCTGTCCAagtatgatgatgatgatcag GATTATGTTATGATCGCACCttcaccaaaaaagaaaagactgcTGACCGAACACCAGAAAGAAATAATGTGCAGTCGAAG CAATGTTCCTGCTCTTTACAATGAACTTGACCGATCCCAGGATTGTTCGCACTTTTCTCAATATACTTTGGCATCGCAGGCTCAAGTCAC TGCTGACTCAACACCAAGCAGCTCACCGG ATGAAGAAAGAGGTCTTCCCGAAGGACAAAAGAAGTTAGAAGGTGAGAGTGACCCAACAAAAATGGATGGATGCGAGATCGACATAGTTTTGGACAAAAATGAAGTCGAGATTTTGGACGATAGGGAACTGGAAATTAGCGAACCAGGCGCTGGTGGTGATGGCGAGCTGAAAGTCGCAGAAGATATTGGCACAATGGagatagaagaaaaaaaatgcaacagtgTTTTGTACGAAAGAACTGTTCGCTCATCGAACATTGAATCATTGGCAAAAGGTGACGATGAAGTTGTAGAGGATACAATTAAGAACAGTAATGAATCACAAATTGGTGAGGAGGAGGATGAAGTGACGTCACCTGACGTAATACCATCATCACAGACGTCAAGCTTTGATTCCCCGTTCCAGTCTCTCAGACGCGTGTCGATCCCTCTGTCGAGTGCTTTACCCGATTCATTGGGGTCTTTAACAAAGCTGAGGAGTGTTGAAAATCTTGAAATAGAAGATCCGAAACTGGAAGCGATTAAAAGCGACGACAGTGTAGTTGAAACGCAGCGTAGTGAAGAAcacaacgaaaaagaaaaagattcaGTCGATAAAGTGGCCGTAAGCAAAACGAAAGTTTCTCCAATTGCGGGCCGAACGAGAAGAAAACTACAACAGAAAACCGAAGTTAGCAAGACGCCTTCCCAGACAGAGCCAGAGAACGAACCCACAGAGCAAGAGGTGAGTCAGCTGACTGCAGAGAGCGGTAAAATTCAAACGGAACTAGCCGAAAAGTCCCCTGAGAAAGTCACTGAACCGAAAATAGCAGAAATTTCAAGAGATGTAACCTCATCCCCAGTGCCCAGTATGATGAACAAGTTTTTCCGTCCTTTGTCAGCGGGCGGGAGCCCGTGCCGCGTCACTTTTAGTGGGAACTGTTCACCTGGTGTTTCTCCTACAAATGGAATCTTAAAGAAGAAGTGGCCTGGAAACAAGCCGTCCGTGGATTCGCCCTCTCCTCCAAACAAG GTGAGGCGAGTATCTTTTGCTCTTCCTGTTAAAGATGACAGCTGCGACGATCGAGAAAAGATGACGTTAACAAGAAGCAATGCATCGCAAGTTAAGAAGCCAAATTCTTCCCCGTTTACAGCAGTAAAGCAG CGGCGTCCGTTACCGGGAATTAGCGACCAGTCTTCTTGTCAGTCACTGGAATGCGTGTTCCCGGAATTAGTATCCTGTAAGGTTCCTGTTGATCAGATCCTCCCCAGTATCTTGGCAATGTCTTGGTCACGCGGTATGGGTCACTTGGTGCGCGCGCAGAACATTCACACCATCGGAAACTTGTCTGCCCTTAAAGAAGATCAG GTGAACAATTTGCCGATCAAATCGCCGAAGGTATTGACCCTAAAAAAAGCCTTGAGAAGATTTCAACAAACTCATCGAGGGAAGAATGCCAAACCACTCAGAAACGCCTGTTTAAAAGATGCTTTTAGAGAGGAAGATGAATATAAAGAAG ATTTTATCTCCAGCGACCTTGCTCAACTTCAAGACGAGCTCACAGATAAGGATTCGGATAAAGAAACGCTGGATTGTAAAACCGTATTTGTTAGCAGAAATGAGAAACCAGAACCAGTCAAAAGAAATGACCATTGGCAGTCAAGTGAAGCTGAGGTTGTTGATGTTGCTCCTAAGGGCATGTTGGGTGAGTCTTATATAGAGGTTGGCTTGCAAAATAAGAGCACCGCTGTTTCAGCCAACTCTGATGATCACCTTGGTGATGATGATCTTGATTCTGTCGAGGACGTGTTGTGCGAGCCTTACGTAGACGTAGACCTGGAAAGTAAGTACACCACTGTCCTTGCTGACTCTGAAAAAGTCAAAGGGGAGTCGATTGATGAGAGCGTGGGCTCAGAGGAAGAAGAGCCACTGACCCCACCCCTCCAGGGGCATGATGACATTGGAGCAAACGAGAGCTCCAACGGTTTAACTCCACGAAGAGAGACTTGTTCCCTTCCAACGAGGCTATTTACAAGCGCAAATGCAACTCCTAGTGGCCTAGAAACTGAGGATATACTTTTCCATGATCGAAGCACAGAAAATGTCGAAGAAAAccaaataaaagaattttgcaAGGAGGAAAGCACCATAAAACTTGAAGGATCTGCTTCACCTGTTGGATCTACCGCTGAGGAGACTGCGGTCCTCCCATTAGCGGTGGAAACAGATATCGCTGTTGATCAAAGGATAACCACAGAAAAGGAAAAGTTTCGTGACTGTTTACGTTCCTTGAAAGAACTTACGTCGGCAGATCTCTTGCGTGAATTTTCAGCCGAGGAGATTTTCGAAACGCATCAGAACTTGACTGAAGTAATGGCGATTATCGTTCAGTCTCTAAAAGGGCGTTGCCAATGA